AATAATACAGTCTTCTTGTATAAATTATATGGCACCTCCATGTTTCTACAATCATGACCTAAAACAGCTTATTGTTTATGGGTTGGCGCAGTTGTGCGAGAGATTACTAAAAGAATTGGACGCATCATCCCAAAGATAAAAAGCAGAAACAAATGTTGTTATAGAGGATTCATGTGAAtaaattttctaataaaaaCAGATTTAATAGCCAAAAAGAGTTATGCGATGAGTTCACGTAAACAACAGTAACTAAGCTTGGATTTTGATAAGGGAGTGGATGATGATTCGAACATAAATGTTCCTCTAAAATAGGAGAACATGAAGAACAAAGGGTTGCAGCAAATCagacaaaacacacacacacacagaaaagaaagacaaaagCTTAAAAAGGAGTAGAGTACTACAATATTACTCAAGAGTCATTTTAGTCAGATGATCCTACTAAGAACAACAAAGCAGCTAAAGAGAATCTGAAACTAAAACAGCGCAAGGATAAGAGAGTCTGAAACTAAACCAGATGATATTACTAAGAGTTCATGATGTTATATCTACCACCATGTTATTAAGCTcatcctgcaaaaaaaaaaaagaagaaaataacaaaaaaggtTAGAAGTTCGGTTAGGAGATACTATTACAACTACAAAAATCTAATAGATTTACAATACCGCTAATACGGGGTACAGGAGGGATCGGACCACCTCCATTAACCATAGTAGTAGCAGCTCTCTCAGGATCTTCCGAAGACCAAAGCCAAGTCACGTTGGCAATGGGGTAGACGCTTGGTGACGAGCTTTCAGGTAGGGCTAACATCATAAAGATATCCCTTCTCCATTCTTTAATCGCACCCATCACATCATAGTTTCcagaaatgaccaaaatgttggCCCTGTTGGCAAGCGCTTTCATGGTGATCTCCATGACCAAAAAAGTGGCAGCTTGATCTGGCAAAAAACAGTTGCATAAGTTCCGGTCCAAACATACTAATAATCCATCAATTGTGAAATCGgctttagataaaaaaaaaaaaacaactcgaAAGTGGAGGGTGGGAAAGATTTTAACCTGCCAAGTCACGGTCTGGTCCTCGAGTATGATAATCTGGCATGGGTGAGAGTTCGATATCATCAGGTAGCATGGTAATGGCTTGATGTTTGTCTCCGGTGGCGGTTCCAACCGCAATCAGTTTCCCTTCAACAAAGAAATCTGGATTGCATCGTTTGAGGGCAGTTTCAATGCTCGTTTTGAGACTCCGAAGATCGTAGCCATGGGGGATCCAATAATATTGGTAATCCCAGATGACAGTAACACCCGCAGGGGAACTCATAACTATCCCCTgtaagaagaagttctacaacaATCAGACCAAATAATCAAGATAAGGCCATTCATTAATCATCTAATCTTTTAGCTAAATGAGAATACAAAACCCCTAGAAACAATAATGTAatccaaaaacttaaaaagactTCAAAAAATACGAAAGTCAGATTTGAACAGTTTATGTGTCTTTGTCACTCACCAAATCGATCTCAACCGAATCGTTCCGAGCAACGAGAAAGACTGCGAAGATGAGAATCAAAGCAAAGAAGAAGACTTTCGCTTCTTTCTGTGACTGACCCAGAAGAGACCTCGCAAGCAGAGTGTGGCAAAGATATGTTTCGTTTCAGTAACCAAATCTAAACTCGTGCTCGTGGGGAAACATTCTAATCATTGAAACCACACTTCAGATTTCTTACTGTTGTACATCCAATCTCATTGGGCCCTTTTGGGCCTTTGGCACTAAAAAAATCCTCTAACAACCTAAACTAATCTACATGGATCACTTAAATAATCTTAATGAATTCTTCCCTTTTTCCAACAAATCATCAATTAATTGGGTTTCACTTTTTTCTCCTTCGTcaatttgttcttgtttttttttttttttttttttcaacaaacagctattctattactcaaacttaaGGTGGCCTGGATAatcagaccggaatagaacaaccaacaaaacaCAAAGATTTATGAAAAGAACGGACATTCCTAGCTAGCGAGTCAACAATTCCATTTTGTACCCTTGGGAAGTATTGAATTTTGAAATCCGGAAAACACATCTTGAGAATTTGAATGACCTCCAGCTCAGTTGAGAAGTTTGGCCATGCATGTGGATCATTCACCATTGCAATCAGGTCCTTGCAATCCGTTCCAAATTTCTGACATGTCGAGTGCTGTAGcatgctctccattgcccaTCTTAATGCTTCCAGTTCAAAGTGAAGTGATATCTCACGCCTCCTTAAGTTCCTTGTCCCCATTAGTTGTATCCTCCCTCTGTCATCCTTCCATACCCATCCAATTCTACTGAATTGATCCGTAgaggtccatgaaccatccaccatacagATGTTCTCTAAGCTTAAGGCTTGTGTTTCTCCAACCATTTGTGTCTTTGGAGGAGCAGGTGTAGAATCCTTTGCATTATATCATGACTGGCACTCACTCTCTGCGTATCTGACTAACTCCAAGGGGTCCCTATCTATACCTCTGAACAGCTTATCTTTCCTCGCTTTCCAgatgtaccaaattatccaaggataTGGATCTCTATCATTTTGTGGTTCCATAATACTATTCTTCCTCCAAAAGAGATAATCCATGTTGGTGTAGATACTTGAAGTAGGGAAAGTTTGAGAGCTTGACGGTGTTGATGACAATGCCCATGCTTGTACTGCTGGTGGGCATTCAAAGATCGCATGAGTAGCCGTCTCTTCCggctctccacatcttgggcagtagTTATCACATCGCATATTGCGACGTACCAGATTCCTTGCGACAGCTACCTGCCCATAAATaagttgccatataagatgacaaatCTTTTGTGGTGCATTGactttccaagcaaaggcttgaagtttgGTTATACTGGCTCAACAACTTATTTTTCCTCCACATCTCAGAGAATATTTGTAGCTACCAAATATCCTGATTTGACAGCATATTATCCATTTTTGGTGTAGCTCCAGCAAAAATTATAGCGTCGATGAGTAGGGCTTATGGCCAGACTCTGAATCATTGATATATCCTCTTGGTCTATACTGTTCCAGTATTCAATTATCCCACTCCTTTGTTTGAAAATCAATAAGATTACTGACTAACATCTTTGGATTAACTACCAGGGCTCTGGGGCGCGCCGGTCTTGCTCTGGATTAACATCTTTGTTCTTGGGTCTTTTTTTCTTCACACAAATTTCAGAGTATGATGTAACATCAAATCTATAAAGACTCGATTCACACAATAGATTTTTATATTCGAATTTAGCTAGACAAACAAATTGAAAGAGAAATGCGCTAGACCTAACTAAAATATCAATTATCAGAGTTTATGAATAACAGCTCTATAACTAAATTCACAGCAGCGAATCAATCAACTTTAGTTGCAGAGATAATTAATTTCTAATtcctagaatttttttttcttttgaaaattcaATCAGTTCAGACAAATATTAAGATCATGTTTGATAAGCCACTAAATCTCTAAACAAATCATAGTTTGAATAAATTGCATTAAGATAAGAGTGAGAGATACTGAAGTTCGAAATCAATGTCTAAAAGAGTTCTAACATGTCTCTTCAAAATCtctctaaaattaaaataaatcataaccTAAATCGTGGTttaagaatatattatataaggGAAAACTCGTCTGGAATTTCTTTGTAAGTATTGAAAACTTTTGGGAAAAAGTTGCAATTTTTGAAACCTGGTTAAAATACATTGATTGCTTTTTGTAAGTGAAGGATATCGACCGACACCAAGTCCTTGGTTCGACAGCGACTTGATTTTTTCGACTTTAATTCTCTTTAAACTCTCATTTTCTCAAGAATTTCCAAAACATACTTGGACTTGTAAAGACTCTAAAAACAACTTGAAAGTTAATATCAAAGActctaaaatatgatttatatcttggtcaaattttataaacaccATGATATATCAAAAAATTATCTCCCGAGTTCACccattaaaacaa
The window above is part of the Brassica napus cultivar Da-Ae chromosome C8, Da-Ae, whole genome shotgun sequence genome. Proteins encoded here:
- the LOC106360552 gene encoding uncharacterized protein LOC106360552 → MSSPAGVTVIWDYQYYWIPHGYDLRSLKTSIETALKRCNPDFFVEGKLIAVGTATGDKHQAITMLPDDIELSPMPDYHTRGPDRDLADQAATFLVMEITMKALANRANILVISGNYDVMGAIKEWRRDIFMMLALPESSSPSVYPIANVTWLWSSEDPERAATTMVNGGGPIPPVPRISG